The Sylvia atricapilla isolate bSylAtr1 chromosome 3, bSylAtr1.pri, whole genome shotgun sequence genome has a window encoding:
- the AIG1 gene encoding androgen-induced gene 1 protein isoform X2, translating to MALVPCQVLRAAILLSYCSILCNYKAIDMPAHQTYGGSWKFLTFIDLGRP from the exons ATGGCGCTGGTGCCCTGCCAGGTGCTGCGCGCCGCCATCCTCCTGTCCTATTGCTCCATCCTGTGCAATTACAAGGCCATTGACATGCCCGCGCATCAGACCTATGGAGGCAGCTGGAAATTTCTGACCTTCATAGACCTG GGCCGGCCGTGA